A single window of Eucalyptus grandis isolate ANBG69807.140 chromosome 1, ASM1654582v1, whole genome shotgun sequence DNA harbors:
- the LOC104437812 gene encoding probable plastid-lipid-associated protein 14, chloroplastic isoform X1, with protein MATALLPCSPTQPSRSSLPSYLPPPFPPFLPATPAPLSPLHDPDRGAAAAACSGNRSMALCGTNMSWGMESLEATRLRGNLSTFLVKPSSAHFGGPLLYVLPRRCRRTCFSLLRRSSTPVESKGVTESSPSVSVDEELDHVKKFKMSDFKVLDSVSIGLGGRADEVVFEAIVKDPKSPLYNTRVVLRQLISSQAKRRGKRAIQVLKKLVRRKIMYYSYSMQVHGYISSCSSHGLLTLVHGYHGSFSLRHWLQQADWLPTLEATLALDEESVKRVGDDTIGGPAVTRKLRLIRILMRDLLIGVNYLHSHGLAHTELRLENVHVCPVDRHIKVGILGNAADFYEESPIISTVDNSLDRRLMMIAFDMRCVGFMMAKMVLRELMDPLIFAKFKSFFAKGNDPSCLREFLLQVLDRNSSSGNCGLQILDRNWGAGWNLLSLLLATKPSRRISCLEALRHPFLCGPRWRVMPSMNIIRWGLGSTAVRITEEYIYGQRQRSRLAHFIELMEMLNPHTKPKNWLELLPGKWRLLYYTGRHIGLTLRQPPIRVLIGNVHLVVSRPSKSSTNVSMTSEISFSALIGRDWPHDKSGVAGQLQVNSVFKLKAGRQLYLKEENSKGYFSLGQSIDRDALFQRLASGRWGKAIPYKELPSSLPVATFISDDIELLLNLGRPLNQEVDSAKKVLQEVRTQIPPEMFDLSRLVCGTYVDSRLLVLRSVNGSALLFTRTCVDENPL; from the exons ATGGCGACTGCGCTCCTACCGTGCTCCCCCACGCAACCGTCACGCTCTTCCCTCCCTTCATATCTTCCCCCTCCTTTCCCTCCATTTCTCCCTGCAACTCCAGCTCCTCTCTCCCCGCTCCACGATCCCGATcgcggcgccgccgccgccgcctgctCTG GTAATCGGTCCATGGCATTATGCGGCACCAATATGTCTTGGGGTATGGAAAGCTTAGAAGCCACACGTTTGAGAGGAAACTTGTCAACTTTTCTTGTCAAGCCTTCATCGGCACATTTTGGTGGACCTTTGCTGTATGTGCTGCCCAGGCGATGTCGGAGAACATGCTTCTCTCTGTTGAGGAGATCTTCAACCCCTGTGGAATCAAAAGGTGTTACTGAGAGTTCTCCTTCAGTTTCCGTGGATGAAGAATTGGATcatgtcaaaaagtttaagatgtcTGACTTTAAGGTTCTTGATTCTGTCAGCATTGGCCTTGGCGGACGG GCAGATGAGGTGGTCTTTGAAGCCATTGTAAAAGATCCCAAGAG CCCTCTTTATAATACAAGAGTTGTTCTTCGACAACTCATCTCTTCTCAAGCTAAACGTCGAGGGAAACGAGCTATTCAG GTACTGAAGAAATTGGTTCGTCGTAAAATCATGTACTACTCTTATTCAATGCAAGTTCATGGTTACATCTCATCCTGCAGCAGTCATGGCTTACTCACGCTAGTCCATGGG tATCATGGCAGTTTTTCGCTGAGACATTGGCTTCAACAAGCTGACTGGCTCCCAACACTAGAGGCCACTCTTGCTTTGGATGAGGAGTCTGTTAAAAGGGTAGGAGACGATACAATTGGAGGACCAGCAGTCACCCGGAAATTGAGGCTTATTCGCATATTAATGAGGGATCTTTTGATTGGT GTGAATTACTTGCATAGTCATGGCCTAGCTCATACAGAGCTGCGACTTGAGAATGTGCATGTTTGCCCAGTGGATAGACATATCAAA GTTGGCATACTGGGTAATGCTGCAGACTTTTATGAGGAGAGCCCAATTATTTCGACGGTGGATAACAGCCTGGATAGACGACTGATGATGATTGCATTTGACATGAG GTGTGTTGGGTTTATGATGGCAAAAATGGTTTTGCGGGAACTCATGGATCCATTAATCTTTGCAAAATTCAAATCATTCTTTGCAAAG GGGAATGATCCCTCATGTTTGCGTGAATTTTTGCTGCAAGTCCTAGACAGGAACTCGTCGTCTGGTAATTGCGGACTTCAA ATACTTGATCGGAATTGGGGTGCAGGTTGGAATCTCTTGTCTCTACTGCTTGCAACCAAACCATCCAGAAGAATTAG CTGTTTGGAGGCCCTGAGACACCCATTTCTGTGTGGACCAAGATGGCGAGTGATGCCATCAATGAATATAATCAGATGGGGTCTTGGTTCGACTGCTGTAAGAATTACAGAGGAGTATATCTATGGTCAGCGTCAG CGCAGTAGGCTGGCCCACTTTATTGAATTAATGGAGATGCTGAATCCTCATACAAAGCCGAAG AATTGGCTGGAATTACTGCCGGGAAAATGGCGTCTCTTGTATTACACTGGAAGACATATAGGACTGACTCTCCGTCAACCTCCTATCCGGGTGCTTATAGGGAATGTACACCTTGTCGTCTCAAGACCATCCAAGTCGAGTACTAATGTTTCAATGACATCTGAGATTAGCTTTTCAGCCTTGATCGGCCGGGATTGGCCCCATGACAAGAGCGGTGTAGCTGGCCAGTTGCAAGTGAACTCTGTTTTTAAACTAAAAGCCGGTAGACAGCTCTATCTGAAGGAGGAAAATAGCAAGGGCTATTTTTCACTCGGTCAGTCCATCGACCGAGACGCTTTGTTTCAGAGACTTGCCAGTGGAAGATGGGGAAAAGCTATTCCTTATAAGGAGCTCCCTTCGAGCCTTCCTGTGGCCACGTTCATCTCCGATGACATTGAGCTCTTGCTTAACCTCGGTCGGCCATTGAATCAGGAGGTCGACAGTGCCAAGAAAGTACTCCAAGAAGTCAGGACCCAAATCCCTCCCGAAATGTTTGATTTGTCGAGACTCGTGTGCGGTACATACGTCGACTCCAGGCTTCTAGTGCTTCGGAGTGTAAATGGGTCGGCCTTGTTGTTCACGAGAACTTGCGTGGACGAAAATCCACTGTGA
- the LOC104437812 gene encoding probable plastid-lipid-associated protein 14, chloroplastic isoform X2: MATALLPCSPTQPSRSSLPSYLPPPFPPFLPATPAPLSPLHDPDRGAAAAACSGNRSMALCGTNMSWGMESLEATRLRGNLSTFLVKPSSAHFGGPLLYVLPRRCRRTCFSLLRRSSTPVESKGVTESSPSVSVDEELDHVKKFKMSDFKVLDSVSIGLGGRADEVVFEAIVKDPKSPLYNTRVVLRQLISSQAKRRGKRAIQVLKKLVRRKIMYYSYSMQVHGYISSCSSHGLLTLVHGYHGSFSLRHWLQQADWLPTLEATLALDEESVKRVGDDTIGGPAVTRKLRLIRILMRDLLIGVGILGNAADFYEESPIISTVDNSLDRRLMMIAFDMRCVGFMMAKMVLRELMDPLIFAKFKSFFAKGNDPSCLREFLLQVLDRNSSSGNCGLQILDRNWGAGWNLLSLLLATKPSRRISCLEALRHPFLCGPRWRVMPSMNIIRWGLGSTAVRITEEYIYGQRQRSRLAHFIELMEMLNPHTKPKNWLELLPGKWRLLYYTGRHIGLTLRQPPIRVLIGNVHLVVSRPSKSSTNVSMTSEISFSALIGRDWPHDKSGVAGQLQVNSVFKLKAGRQLYLKEENSKGYFSLGQSIDRDALFQRLASGRWGKAIPYKELPSSLPVATFISDDIELLLNLGRPLNQEVDSAKKVLQEVRTQIPPEMFDLSRLVCGTYVDSRLLVLRSVNGSALLFTRTCVDENPL, translated from the exons ATGGCGACTGCGCTCCTACCGTGCTCCCCCACGCAACCGTCACGCTCTTCCCTCCCTTCATATCTTCCCCCTCCTTTCCCTCCATTTCTCCCTGCAACTCCAGCTCCTCTCTCCCCGCTCCACGATCCCGATcgcggcgccgccgccgccgcctgctCTG GTAATCGGTCCATGGCATTATGCGGCACCAATATGTCTTGGGGTATGGAAAGCTTAGAAGCCACACGTTTGAGAGGAAACTTGTCAACTTTTCTTGTCAAGCCTTCATCGGCACATTTTGGTGGACCTTTGCTGTATGTGCTGCCCAGGCGATGTCGGAGAACATGCTTCTCTCTGTTGAGGAGATCTTCAACCCCTGTGGAATCAAAAGGTGTTACTGAGAGTTCTCCTTCAGTTTCCGTGGATGAAGAATTGGATcatgtcaaaaagtttaagatgtcTGACTTTAAGGTTCTTGATTCTGTCAGCATTGGCCTTGGCGGACGG GCAGATGAGGTGGTCTTTGAAGCCATTGTAAAAGATCCCAAGAG CCCTCTTTATAATACAAGAGTTGTTCTTCGACAACTCATCTCTTCTCAAGCTAAACGTCGAGGGAAACGAGCTATTCAG GTACTGAAGAAATTGGTTCGTCGTAAAATCATGTACTACTCTTATTCAATGCAAGTTCATGGTTACATCTCATCCTGCAGCAGTCATGGCTTACTCACGCTAGTCCATGGG tATCATGGCAGTTTTTCGCTGAGACATTGGCTTCAACAAGCTGACTGGCTCCCAACACTAGAGGCCACTCTTGCTTTGGATGAGGAGTCTGTTAAAAGGGTAGGAGACGATACAATTGGAGGACCAGCAGTCACCCGGAAATTGAGGCTTATTCGCATATTAATGAGGGATCTTTTGATTGGT GTTGGCATACTGGGTAATGCTGCAGACTTTTATGAGGAGAGCCCAATTATTTCGACGGTGGATAACAGCCTGGATAGACGACTGATGATGATTGCATTTGACATGAG GTGTGTTGGGTTTATGATGGCAAAAATGGTTTTGCGGGAACTCATGGATCCATTAATCTTTGCAAAATTCAAATCATTCTTTGCAAAG GGGAATGATCCCTCATGTTTGCGTGAATTTTTGCTGCAAGTCCTAGACAGGAACTCGTCGTCTGGTAATTGCGGACTTCAA ATACTTGATCGGAATTGGGGTGCAGGTTGGAATCTCTTGTCTCTACTGCTTGCAACCAAACCATCCAGAAGAATTAG CTGTTTGGAGGCCCTGAGACACCCATTTCTGTGTGGACCAAGATGGCGAGTGATGCCATCAATGAATATAATCAGATGGGGTCTTGGTTCGACTGCTGTAAGAATTACAGAGGAGTATATCTATGGTCAGCGTCAG CGCAGTAGGCTGGCCCACTTTATTGAATTAATGGAGATGCTGAATCCTCATACAAAGCCGAAG AATTGGCTGGAATTACTGCCGGGAAAATGGCGTCTCTTGTATTACACTGGAAGACATATAGGACTGACTCTCCGTCAACCTCCTATCCGGGTGCTTATAGGGAATGTACACCTTGTCGTCTCAAGACCATCCAAGTCGAGTACTAATGTTTCAATGACATCTGAGATTAGCTTTTCAGCCTTGATCGGCCGGGATTGGCCCCATGACAAGAGCGGTGTAGCTGGCCAGTTGCAAGTGAACTCTGTTTTTAAACTAAAAGCCGGTAGACAGCTCTATCTGAAGGAGGAAAATAGCAAGGGCTATTTTTCACTCGGTCAGTCCATCGACCGAGACGCTTTGTTTCAGAGACTTGCCAGTGGAAGATGGGGAAAAGCTATTCCTTATAAGGAGCTCCCTTCGAGCCTTCCTGTGGCCACGTTCATCTCCGATGACATTGAGCTCTTGCTTAACCTCGGTCGGCCATTGAATCAGGAGGTCGACAGTGCCAAGAAAGTACTCCAAGAAGTCAGGACCCAAATCCCTCCCGAAATGTTTGATTTGTCGAGACTCGTGTGCGGTACATACGTCGACTCCAGGCTTCTAGTGCTTCGGAGTGTAAATGGGTCGGCCTTGTTGTTCACGAGAACTTGCGTGGACGAAAATCCACTGTGA